In Scylla paramamosain isolate STU-SP2022 chromosome 1, ASM3559412v1, whole genome shotgun sequence, one DNA window encodes the following:
- the LOC135100558 gene encoding YEATS domain-containing protein 4-like isoform X2 → MDLGMAQAQIQQQQQKGNQSADFGPDSGGRIKGLTIVKPLIYGNVARYFGKKREEDGHTHEWTVYVKPYNNEDMSNYVKQIHFKLHESYADQNRMLTAPPYEVTETGWGEFEIVIKIYFHDPNERPVTIYHILKLFQSPPGTTPAAVTGDFKKPLVSEFYEELIFQDPSAMMHQLLTNTRQLTLGEYKHDTDFEEKKEKTIKNLLNAKEKISNEIADLREKIKLAKDTITKFKEEISKYQGDMSVDVSGLS, encoded by the exons ATGG ATCTAGGTATGGCCCAGGCTcaaatacagcagcagcagcaaaaaggAAATCAGTCTGCAGACTTCGGGCCAGATAGTGGAGGCAGAATAAAG GGGCTGACCATAGTGAAGCCATTGATCTATGGCAATGTGGCACGGTATTTTggcaagaagagggaagaggatggacACACTCATGAGTGGACTGTGTACGTGAAGCCTTACAACAATGAAGATATGTCTAACTATGTGAAGCAG ATACACTTCAAGCTGCATGAGAGCTATGCTGACCAGAACAGAATGTTAACTGCACCGCCATATGAAGTCACAGAGACAGGCTGGGGGGAGTTTGAAATTGTCATCAAGATATATTTTCATGACCCCAATGAGAGACCA GTGACAATATACCACATCCTGAAGCTGTTCCAATCTCCCCCGGGCACCACCCCTGCTGCTGTAACGGGAGACTTCAAGAAGCCGTTAGTATCAGAGTTTTATGAGGAGCTGATTTTCCAAGACCCGTCTGCCATGATGCACCAGCTGCTCACCAACACTCGGCAGCTCACTCTGGGGGAGTACAAACACGACACTGATT ttgaggagaaaaaggagaaaaccaTAAAGAACCTGTTGAATGCCAAAGAGAAGATCTCAAATGAAATTGCTGACTTGCGGGAAAAGATCAAGCTTGCCAAAGACACCATTACCAAGTTTAAAGAGGAGATCAGTAAATATCAAGGAGACATGTCTGTGGATGTGTCTGGACTCTCATAG
- the LOC135100558 gene encoding YEATS domain-containing protein 4-like isoform X3 — translation MAQAQIQQQQQKGNQSADFGPDSGGRIKGLTIVKPLIYGNVARYFGKKREEDGHTHEWTVYVKPYNNEDMSNYVKQIHFKLHESYADQNRMLTAPPYEVTETGWGEFEIVIKIYFHDPNERPVTIYHILKLFQSPPGTTPAAVTGDFKKPLVSEFYEELIFQDPSAMMHQLLTNTRQLTLGEYKHDTDFEEKKEKTIKNLLNAKEKISNEIADLREKIKLAKDTITKFKEEISKYQGDMSVDVSGLS, via the exons ATGGCCCAGGCTcaaatacagcagcagcagcaaaaaggAAATCAGTCTGCAGACTTCGGGCCAGATAGTGGAGGCAGAATAAAG GGGCTGACCATAGTGAAGCCATTGATCTATGGCAATGTGGCACGGTATTTTggcaagaagagggaagaggatggacACACTCATGAGTGGACTGTGTACGTGAAGCCTTACAACAATGAAGATATGTCTAACTATGTGAAGCAG ATACACTTCAAGCTGCATGAGAGCTATGCTGACCAGAACAGAATGTTAACTGCACCGCCATATGAAGTCACAGAGACAGGCTGGGGGGAGTTTGAAATTGTCATCAAGATATATTTTCATGACCCCAATGAGAGACCA GTGACAATATACCACATCCTGAAGCTGTTCCAATCTCCCCCGGGCACCACCCCTGCTGCTGTAACGGGAGACTTCAAGAAGCCGTTAGTATCAGAGTTTTATGAGGAGCTGATTTTCCAAGACCCGTCTGCCATGATGCACCAGCTGCTCACCAACACTCGGCAGCTCACTCTGGGGGAGTACAAACACGACACTGATT ttgaggagaaaaaggagaaaaccaTAAAGAACCTGTTGAATGCCAAAGAGAAGATCTCAAATGAAATTGCTGACTTGCGGGAAAAGATCAAGCTTGCCAAAGACACCATTACCAAGTTTAAAGAGGAGATCAGTAAATATCAAGGAGACATGTCTGTGGATGTGTCTGGACTCTCATAG
- the LOC135100558 gene encoding YEATS domain-containing protein 4-like isoform X1, whose product MECNLFLCSYLGMAQAQIQQQQQKGNQSADFGPDSGGRIKGLTIVKPLIYGNVARYFGKKREEDGHTHEWTVYVKPYNNEDMSNYVKQIHFKLHESYADQNRMLTAPPYEVTETGWGEFEIVIKIYFHDPNERPVTIYHILKLFQSPPGTTPAAVTGDFKKPLVSEFYEELIFQDPSAMMHQLLTNTRQLTLGEYKHDTDFEEKKEKTIKNLLNAKEKISNEIADLREKIKLAKDTITKFKEEISKYQGDMSVDVSGLS is encoded by the exons ATGGAGTGTAATCTATTCTTGTGTtcat ATCTAGGTATGGCCCAGGCTcaaatacagcagcagcagcaaaaaggAAATCAGTCTGCAGACTTCGGGCCAGATAGTGGAGGCAGAATAAAG GGGCTGACCATAGTGAAGCCATTGATCTATGGCAATGTGGCACGGTATTTTggcaagaagagggaagaggatggacACACTCATGAGTGGACTGTGTACGTGAAGCCTTACAACAATGAAGATATGTCTAACTATGTGAAGCAG ATACACTTCAAGCTGCATGAGAGCTATGCTGACCAGAACAGAATGTTAACTGCACCGCCATATGAAGTCACAGAGACAGGCTGGGGGGAGTTTGAAATTGTCATCAAGATATATTTTCATGACCCCAATGAGAGACCA GTGACAATATACCACATCCTGAAGCTGTTCCAATCTCCCCCGGGCACCACCCCTGCTGCTGTAACGGGAGACTTCAAGAAGCCGTTAGTATCAGAGTTTTATGAGGAGCTGATTTTCCAAGACCCGTCTGCCATGATGCACCAGCTGCTCACCAACACTCGGCAGCTCACTCTGGGGGAGTACAAACACGACACTGATT ttgaggagaaaaaggagaaaaccaTAAAGAACCTGTTGAATGCCAAAGAGAAGATCTCAAATGAAATTGCTGACTTGCGGGAAAAGATCAAGCTTGCCAAAGACACCATTACCAAGTTTAAAGAGGAGATCAGTAAATATCAAGGAGACATGTCTGTGGATGTGTCTGGACTCTCATAG